A portion of the Stigmatella aurantiaca DW4/3-1 genome contains these proteins:
- a CDS encoding protein kinase, protein MNLLRRAFPRLFPMRALVADTRIHDWKVLRPLGESRNGSLYLVERAGRHSVLKWLVPTDPARGVLADQELACLRSLSAPACVKLESHGRWPDDEQGTPFFVLEHIPGLSLVQWCRKPGPTARDIVLVFHGLVGAFSELHGQGMGYPGITCDDVMIRNGTLSPVVVDLGGVVSYGRQLTKQEQSQDLQGLGVMLYEVLTHQRPGPHALPPHVINPRVPRELSELTMRLL, encoded by the coding sequence ATGAACCTGCTGCGCCGAGCCTTTCCCCGCCTGTTCCCCATGCGCGCGCTCGTGGCGGACACTCGCATTCACGACTGGAAAGTGCTCCGCCCCTTGGGCGAGAGCCGCAACGGTTCGCTCTACCTGGTCGAGCGCGCGGGCCGCCACTCCGTGCTCAAGTGGCTGGTCCCCACAGACCCAGCGCGCGGCGTGCTCGCCGATCAGGAACTGGCCTGCTTGCGCAGCCTGTCAGCTCCAGCCTGCGTGAAGCTGGAGTCCCATGGCCGCTGGCCGGACGATGAGCAGGGCACGCCCTTTTTCGTGCTGGAGCACATCCCGGGGTTGTCCTTGGTCCAGTGGTGCCGCAAGCCCGGGCCCACTGCGCGCGACATCGTCTTGGTGTTCCACGGGCTCGTGGGCGCTTTCAGTGAACTCCATGGCCAGGGGATGGGTTATCCCGGAATCACGTGCGATGATGTGATGATCCGCAACGGGACTCTCAGTCCCGTGGTGGTCGATCTGGGTGGGGTGGTCTCCTATGGCCGCCAGCTCACGAAACAGGAACAGTCCCAGGATCTTCAGGGCTTAGGCGTCATGCTGTACGAGGTTCTGACGCACCAGCGCCCCGGGCCCCATGCGCTGCCGCCTCATGTCATCAACCCACGCGTGCCCCGCGAACTCAGTGAGCTGACCATGCGGCTGTTGTGA
- the chrA gene encoding chromate efflux transporter: MRGCPTGRFPRMSDTANPAESAEAGRGRLQELALLFLRLGTTAFGGPAAHIAMMEDEVVRRRGWLTHDEFLDLLGATHLIPGPNSTEMAIHIGHRRAGWPGLLVAGSCFILPAAFIVGAIAWGYVRFGSLPQMGALLYGVKPAIIVVVLQALWGLARSAVKTSGLAGVGMACIALSAWGVNELLILLLAGVAVAVAQGVWHRTQGAPRSASFPGLVLGGALPPLGAAAAAATFSLQGLFFFFLKVGSVLFGSGYVLLAFLRADLVERWGWLTEGQLLDAVAVGQVTPGPVFTTATFIGYVLGGPMGALVATVGIFLPAFFFVAVSGPLVPRLRHSQMASAVLDGVNVASLALMAVVTWQLGRAALLDVLTVGVAVVSALLLIRYRINSTWLVLGGAMVGLLSAAVR, from the coding sequence ATGCGCGGTTGTCCCACAGGCAGGTTTCCTCGCATGAGCGACACAGCCAACCCGGCCGAAAGTGCTGAGGCTGGGAGAGGCCGTCTGCAAGAGCTAGCGCTGCTCTTCTTACGCCTGGGGACAACCGCCTTCGGTGGACCGGCAGCCCACATCGCCATGATGGAGGACGAGGTTGTTCGTCGCCGGGGTTGGCTCACGCATGACGAATTCCTCGATCTGCTAGGCGCTACGCACTTGATCCCGGGGCCTAACTCGACGGAGATGGCCATCCACATCGGCCACCGAAGAGCGGGCTGGCCTGGACTGCTCGTAGCGGGGAGCTGCTTCATCCTGCCGGCGGCGTTCATCGTGGGCGCTATCGCATGGGGCTACGTCCGGTTCGGCTCGCTGCCACAGATGGGGGCACTGCTCTATGGCGTGAAGCCCGCGATCATCGTCGTGGTCCTCCAGGCGCTCTGGGGCCTCGCGCGCAGCGCGGTGAAGACAAGCGGACTCGCCGGGGTAGGGATGGCCTGTATCGCGCTCAGCGCCTGGGGGGTCAACGAACTGCTGATCCTGCTGTTGGCGGGCGTGGCCGTGGCAGTGGCACAGGGGGTGTGGCACCGGACCCAGGGAGCGCCCCGGTCCGCATCGTTCCCAGGTCTTGTTCTGGGGGGAGCACTCCCCCCCTTGGGAGCCGCCGCCGCTGCCGCGACCTTCAGCCTGCAGGGCCTCTTCTTCTTCTTCCTCAAGGTGGGTTCCGTCCTCTTCGGCAGCGGCTATGTGCTGCTGGCCTTCCTGCGCGCTGACCTCGTGGAGCGTTGGGGTTGGCTGACAGAGGGGCAACTGCTCGATGCCGTCGCCGTGGGACAGGTGACGCCGGGCCCTGTCTTCACGACGGCCACCTTCATCGGCTACGTACTGGGGGGCCCCATGGGCGCGCTGGTGGCAACCGTGGGGATCTTCCTGCCCGCGTTCTTTTTCGTGGCGGTGAGTGGCCCGCTGGTGCCGCGCCTCCGCCACTCGCAGATGGCCAGCGCTGTTCTCGACGGTGTGAACGTGGCCTCTTTGGCGCTGATGGCGGTGGTGACGTGGCAACTGGGCCGCGCAGCCCTCCTGGACGTGCTGACAGTGGGGGTGGCGGTCGTGAGTGCCCTGCTCCTCATTCGCTACCGCATCAACTCCACATGGCTCGTCTTGGGCGGGGCGATGGTGGGCTTGCTGAGCGCTGCCGTGAGGTAG
- a CDS encoding RCC1 domain-containing protein, producing the protein MRVVAGYQKTCAWKKDGSLWCFGDLLTDVPSQPRALSSPLRVSELKGQAVALAAGDSFTCALTLKGSVWCWGNGTEGQLGTGRKRSSASPVRVRLPCPG; encoded by the coding sequence GTGCGTGTGGTGGCGGGTTACCAGAAGACGTGTGCCTGGAAGAAGGATGGCTCGCTCTGGTGCTTCGGAGACTTGCTGACGGACGTGCCTTCCCAACCCCGAGCGCTCTCGTCTCCCCTGCGTGTATCGGAACTGAAGGGCCAGGCCGTGGCCCTGGCCGCCGGAGACTCCTTCACCTGCGCCCTTACCCTCAAAGGCTCCGTCTGGTGCTGGGGCAACGGAACCGAGGGACAGCTCGGCACGGGGCGCAAGCGCTCCAGCGCGAGTCCCGTGCGCGTCCGGTTGCCCTGCCCAGGCTGA
- a CDS encoding ABC transporter substrate-binding protein, translating to MKRSHPASTALVGIGLLLGSGSALAATTLTIGTVNNGDMVRMQALSKTYTEQHPGVELKWVVLEENTLRQRLTTDITTGGGQFDVITIGAYEAPMWGRKNWLLPLEKFSPTYDVDDLIPNVRKQLSVDGKLHALPFYSEGSITYYRTDLFAAKGLKMPEEPTWTEIRGFAEKLHEPAKNVYGICLRGKSGWGENMALVSTLVNTWGGRWFDEKWEPQLTTPEWNQAVSFYVDLLGKFGPPSPSSNGFNENLTLFNAGKCAMWVDASVAGAFVTDKTQSRVPDKVGFVKAPHQVTPKGSSWLWTWALAVPASSKQQQAAFDFIQWATSKEYGALVAKNYGISAMPPGTRQSTYANAEYMKSTPFARVTLEALQTANPDSPTLKPVPYTGVQFATIPEFQAIGTSVGNGIAGALTGGSKVDAVLKSANESVQRTMKRAGYYNKK from the coding sequence ATGAAGAGATCACACCCCGCCTCCACCGCCCTCGTGGGGATTGGTTTGTTGCTCGGCTCTGGCAGTGCCCTGGCCGCCACCACGCTGACCATCGGCACCGTCAACAACGGCGACATGGTCCGCATGCAGGCTCTGTCCAAGACGTACACGGAGCAGCACCCCGGCGTGGAGCTGAAATGGGTGGTGCTCGAGGAGAACACGCTGCGCCAGCGGCTCACCACGGACATCACCACCGGGGGCGGGCAGTTCGACGTCATCACCATCGGCGCCTACGAGGCCCCCATGTGGGGCCGCAAGAACTGGCTCCTGCCGCTCGAGAAGTTCTCGCCCACCTATGACGTGGACGACCTCATCCCCAACGTGCGCAAGCAGCTGAGCGTGGATGGCAAGCTCCACGCCTTGCCCTTCTACTCCGAGGGCTCCATCACCTACTACCGCACGGATCTCTTCGCGGCCAAGGGCCTGAAGATGCCGGAGGAGCCCACCTGGACGGAGATCCGCGGCTTCGCGGAGAAGCTGCACGAGCCCGCCAAGAACGTGTACGGCATCTGTCTGCGCGGCAAGTCCGGCTGGGGCGAGAACATGGCGCTTGTCTCCACCCTGGTGAACACCTGGGGCGGCCGCTGGTTCGACGAGAAGTGGGAGCCCCAACTCACCACGCCCGAGTGGAACCAAGCGGTGAGCTTCTACGTGGACCTGCTCGGCAAGTTCGGCCCCCCAAGCCCGAGCAGCAACGGCTTCAACGAGAACCTCACCCTCTTCAACGCTGGCAAGTGCGCCATGTGGGTGGACGCGAGCGTGGCGGGCGCCTTCGTCACCGACAAGACCCAGAGCCGGGTGCCGGACAAGGTGGGCTTCGTCAAGGCGCCGCACCAGGTCACCCCCAAGGGCAGCTCCTGGCTGTGGACGTGGGCGCTCGCCGTGCCCGCAAGCTCCAAGCAGCAGCAGGCCGCCTTCGACTTCATCCAGTGGGCCACGTCCAAGGAGTACGGCGCCCTGGTGGCCAAGAACTACGGCATCTCCGCCATGCCTCCGGGCACGCGCCAGTCCACGTACGCCAACGCCGAGTACATGAAGAGCACGCCGTTCGCCCGCGTCACCCTGGAGGCCCTGCAGACGGCCAACCCCGACTCGCCCACGCTCAAGCCCGTGCCGTATACCGGTGTGCAGTTCGCCACCATTCCCGAGTTCCAGGCCATCGGGACCAGTGTGGGCAATGGCATTGCCGGCGCCCTGACCGGTGGCTCCAAGGTCGACGCGGTGCTCAAGAGCGCGAACGAGTCGGTGCAGCGCACCATGAAGCGCGCGGGCTACTACAACAAGAAGTAG
- a CDS encoding carbohydrate ABC transporter permease codes for MSEVTRESRRAGRLTTAPAILLLFVWMIVPLAMTVYFSTQNYVLLDPENRSFAGLENFTYFLSSASFLNSLLITLKLVGSVLLITVVLGVLISVLVDAKFPGQGVVRMLLISPFFIMPTVSALIWKNLLMNPVSGLFAWLFQWVGLTPINWFSDWPLLSVIIIVAWEWLPFAILIFVTSLQSMDQEQKEAAQMDGATPLSIFRYLTLPHLARPIAVVVMVQTIFLLNIFAEIFTTTNGGPGDATTNMPYLVFTHALLEFDVGTASAGGLVAVVFANVVAALLLRVFGKSLTEA; via the coding sequence ATGAGCGAAGTCACTCGCGAATCCCGACGCGCCGGACGCCTCACGACCGCACCCGCCATCCTCCTGCTGTTCGTGTGGATGATCGTCCCGCTGGCCATGACGGTGTACTTCTCGACGCAGAACTACGTTCTGCTCGATCCGGAGAACCGGAGCTTCGCGGGCCTGGAGAACTTCACCTACTTCCTGTCGTCCGCCAGTTTCCTCAACAGCCTGCTCATCACGCTCAAGCTGGTGGGCAGCGTGCTCCTCATCACCGTGGTGCTCGGTGTGCTCATCAGCGTGCTGGTGGACGCGAAGTTCCCGGGCCAGGGCGTGGTGCGCATGCTGCTCATCTCGCCCTTCTTCATCATGCCCACGGTGAGCGCGCTGATCTGGAAGAACCTGCTCATGAACCCGGTGTCCGGCCTGTTCGCGTGGCTGTTCCAGTGGGTGGGCCTCACCCCCATCAACTGGTTCTCCGACTGGCCGCTGCTCTCCGTGATCATCATCGTCGCCTGGGAGTGGCTGCCCTTCGCCATCCTCATCTTCGTGACGTCCCTGCAGTCCATGGATCAGGAGCAGAAGGAAGCCGCGCAGATGGACGGCGCCACGCCGCTGTCCATCTTCCGCTACCTCACGCTGCCGCACCTGGCGCGGCCCATCGCCGTGGTGGTGATGGTGCAGACCATCTTCCTGCTCAACATCTTCGCGGAGATCTTCACCACCACCAACGGAGGCCCGGGGGATGCGACCACCAACATGCCCTACCTCGTCTTCACGCATGCCCTGCTCGAGTTCGACGTGGGCACGGCGTCCGCGGGCGGCCTGGTGGCCGTGGTGTTCGCCAACGTGGTCGCCGCCCTGCTGCTGCGTGTGTTTGGCAAATCCCTCACCGAGGCCTGA
- a CDS encoding CocE/NonD family hydrolase: MIAGPASAAPSFQAVNFTTRDGVVLKGNVFTPDTPGSHPAIIFITSWALPSVEYVAQAQQFAEAGYVVVSYTPRGFWGSGGTIDTAGPKDIGDLSEVISWTIAQTPTNPARIGAAGVSYGAGISLIGAAFDSRIRAVAALSGWTDLTYSLFSNQTRHLQSAGLLWLSAELTGQPSAELQQALSNFFAGQNLDSVIAYAQVRSAATYLNRINTNRPAILMANAYGDTFFGPNQLSYFFGKLTGPKRLELRPGDHAIAELTGILGLPNDAWTSTRRWFDQYLRGVDTGIASENPVQLQLRGQGSYESYPSWSAVSTSTAHYHLSEVHWWSNEGDLVTGSQTGWSQTIAAGVDTVANGGAVLLTNGVEAITGEPPTVWIPWVSRLNAAVWQSDRSTSPRRVRGAPHLRLTVTPDSSGQTTLIAYLYDTDLAGTGSLITHVAATLRDAVAGRTYAVDVDFPATAYDIPSGHRLSLVIDTVDPLYADKAPAFSSVKFSSPSSSPARVSLPLR, translated from the coding sequence ATGATCGCCGGTCCTGCGTCCGCAGCGCCATCCTTTCAGGCCGTCAACTTCACCACACGTGATGGAGTGGTGCTGAAGGGCAACGTCTTCACGCCCGATACGCCGGGGTCGCATCCTGCCATTATTTTCATCACCAGTTGGGCGCTGCCCAGCGTCGAGTACGTCGCCCAGGCGCAGCAGTTCGCCGAGGCGGGTTACGTCGTGGTCTCGTACACCCCGCGCGGCTTCTGGGGATCGGGGGGAACCATCGACACGGCGGGCCCCAAGGACATCGGTGATCTGAGCGAAGTCATCAGCTGGACGATTGCCCAGACTCCCACGAATCCGGCGCGCATCGGGGCGGCGGGCGTCTCCTATGGGGCGGGCATCTCGTTGATCGGCGCGGCCTTTGACTCGCGGATCCGCGCCGTGGCCGCGTTGAGCGGCTGGACGGATCTGACGTACTCGTTGTTCTCGAACCAGACGCGCCATCTGCAGAGCGCCGGACTGCTGTGGCTCTCGGCGGAATTGACCGGGCAGCCCTCGGCGGAATTGCAGCAGGCCCTGTCGAACTTCTTCGCCGGCCAGAACCTGGACAGCGTCATCGCCTACGCTCAGGTGCGCAGCGCCGCGACGTACCTGAATCGCATCAACACGAACCGCCCCGCCATCCTGATGGCCAACGCTTATGGCGATACCTTCTTCGGGCCGAATCAGCTCTCCTACTTCTTCGGCAAGCTGACGGGGCCGAAGCGGCTCGAGCTCCGCCCGGGGGACCATGCCATCGCCGAGCTGACCGGCATCCTGGGCCTGCCCAATGACGCCTGGACGAGCACGCGCCGCTGGTTCGACCAGTACCTGCGTGGCGTGGACACGGGCATTGCCTCGGAGAATCCGGTTCAGCTCCAACTCCGGGGTCAGGGCTCCTATGAGTCGTACCCCTCGTGGAGCGCCGTCTCGACGAGCACCGCGCACTACCACCTGAGCGAGGTGCACTGGTGGAGCAACGAGGGAGACCTCGTAACGGGCTCACAGACAGGCTGGAGCCAGACGATTGCCGCGGGCGTTGACACCGTCGCCAACGGGGGCGCGGTGCTGCTGACGAATGGCGTGGAGGCCATCACGGGTGAGCCGCCCACGGTGTGGATTCCGTGGGTGAGCCGGTTGAATGCGGCTGTCTGGCAGTCAGACAGGTCGACGAGCCCGCGACGTGTGCGCGGGGCCCCGCACCTGCGCCTGACCGTCACGCCGGACAGTTCCGGGCAGACGACGCTCATCGCCTACCTCTACGACACGGACCTGGCAGGAACGGGGAGCCTCATCACGCACGTTGCGGCCACGCTCCGGGACGCCGTTGCCGGCCGCACCTATGCCGTGGACGTGGACTTCCCGGCGACGGCCTATGACATTCCCAGCGGCCATCGCCTCTCGCTCGTCATCGACACCGTCGATCCGCTCTACGCGGACAAGGCGCCCGCCTTCTCCTCGGTGAAGTTCTCCTCGCCGTCGAGCAGTCCGGCCCGCGTGTCTCTGCCCCTGAGGTGA
- a CDS encoding glycoside hydrolase: MSIQTRKFFAAAAHVAASLVAALTFGAGTQARADYVATPNPSSNFGTWQGWGCSLAWWANAFGDRNDLADAVFTTNASVTLSTQAGTYAVPGLGMNVVRYNIGGYGTRPVGTTVPVYPATSTLPDFRRIPGYWLDWYSTDPSSSSFDWYTDSLQRTMMWKAKDRGANVFEAFSNSPMWWMNHNKSSAGSNGGGDNLQSWNYGDFARYLATVVKFAKDQWGVNFTTVEPFNEPAESWWTYPKNQEGCHFDNATQRQVLAQLRAELNNRGLQSVGIAASDENSPDKALSTWNAFDTATKGLVNQINVHGYSGLEPYRGPNRGPLYSATSGKRRWVSEYGDGYDSGMPMADSIVRDLWEYHPSAWVYWQPFDSGGWGLIQSNPGDNWIGPPNAKWHVMAQFSRHIRPGMTLLGGNDRNTVFAYDATSRKLVVVTVNFGTAQWIDYDLSRFGTVSGPITRWATVTASGGDRYARYNDTNLSGKRFWSWFPANTVQTFEVQGISP, encoded by the coding sequence ATGTCGATTCAAACAAGGAAATTCTTCGCAGCGGCTGCCCATGTCGCGGCCTCGCTCGTCGCGGCCCTGACGTTCGGAGCGGGAACACAGGCGCGGGCCGACTATGTCGCCACGCCCAATCCCTCCAGCAACTTCGGCACGTGGCAGGGATGGGGCTGCTCTCTGGCATGGTGGGCCAATGCCTTCGGTGACCGCAATGACCTGGCGGATGCCGTCTTCACCACCAACGCCTCGGTGACCCTGTCCACCCAAGCGGGGACCTACGCCGTACCGGGGCTTGGCATGAACGTGGTCCGCTACAACATCGGGGGCTATGGGACCCGGCCCGTTGGGACGACCGTTCCCGTCTATCCCGCCACGAGCACCCTCCCGGACTTCCGGCGCATCCCGGGCTACTGGCTCGACTGGTACAGCACGGATCCTTCCTCTTCCAGCTTCGACTGGTACACCGACTCCCTGCAGCGCACCATGATGTGGAAAGCGAAGGATCGGGGCGCGAACGTCTTCGAGGCGTTCTCCAATTCGCCCATGTGGTGGATGAACCACAACAAGAGCTCCGCGGGCAGCAACGGCGGCGGTGACAACCTCCAGTCCTGGAACTACGGGGACTTCGCCCGCTATCTGGCCACCGTCGTCAAGTTCGCCAAGGACCAATGGGGGGTGAATTTCACCACCGTCGAACCTTTCAACGAGCCGGCGGAGTCCTGGTGGACGTACCCCAAGAACCAGGAAGGCTGTCACTTCGACAACGCCACGCAACGCCAGGTGCTCGCCCAGCTCCGGGCGGAGCTGAACAACCGGGGGCTCCAGAGCGTGGGCATCGCCGCCTCGGATGAGAACTCTCCAGACAAAGCCCTGAGCACCTGGAACGCTTTCGACACGGCGACGAAGGGGCTGGTCAACCAGATCAACGTGCATGGCTACAGCGGCCTCGAACCCTACCGGGGACCGAACCGGGGTCCCCTCTACTCGGCCACGAGTGGCAAGCGGCGCTGGGTCTCCGAGTACGGGGATGGCTACGACAGCGGTATGCCGATGGCGGACTCCATCGTGCGCGACCTGTGGGAGTACCACCCGAGCGCCTGGGTCTACTGGCAGCCGTTCGACAGTGGCGGCTGGGGCCTGATCCAGTCCAACCCCGGTGACAACTGGATTGGACCGCCCAATGCCAAGTGGCACGTCATGGCCCAGTTCAGCCGGCACATCCGGCCGGGCATGACGCTGCTGGGGGGCAATGACCGCAATACCGTGTTCGCCTATGACGCCACGTCCCGCAAGCTGGTCGTGGTGACGGTGAACTTCGGAACGGCCCAGTGGATCGACTATGACCTGTCCCGGTTCGGCACGGTCAGCGGCCCCATCACCCGTTGGGCCACGGTGACCGCGAGCGGGGGAGACCGGTACGCGCGCTACAACGACACGAACCTGAGCGGGAAGCGCTTCTGGTCGTGGTTCCCCGCCAACACCGTCCAGACCTTCGAGGTCCAGGGCATCTCCCCTTGA
- a CDS encoding DUF1877 family protein produces the protein MGLDYSYQALPDPCGPLARAIREPVFGGAFSAVSGRLEADEWLAWGGVWAECAQAWRELCVKHPGLEQRRFSLDRRWDKLHYLVSEARRHGRFDADDWGTHAILGAGLLADHLTGGQGVHLRYSPPDVVQGIAEHLCPMTEEELRRAWDPPRMQECAVYKFRVDNAGEEEWGRVAEAFRGLQAFYRQAASLREGVLVKCD, from the coding sequence ATGGGACTCGATTACTCCTACCAGGCACTTCCAGACCCGTGTGGGCCGCTGGCGCGGGCGATTCGGGAGCCCGTGTTCGGGGGAGCCTTCAGCGCGGTGAGTGGGAGGCTGGAGGCCGACGAATGGCTGGCATGGGGCGGCGTTTGGGCCGAGTGTGCACAGGCATGGCGGGAGCTGTGCGTCAAGCACCCGGGCCTGGAACAGCGCAGGTTCTCCTTGGACCGCCGATGGGACAAACTCCATTACCTGGTATCGGAGGCGCGGCGGCACGGCCGCTTTGACGCGGACGATTGGGGGACGCACGCCATCCTCGGTGCGGGCCTCCTGGCGGATCACCTCACGGGAGGACAGGGGGTTCACCTGCGCTACTCGCCCCCGGACGTTGTCCAGGGCATCGCGGAACACCTGTGTCCCATGACCGAGGAGGAGCTCCGGCGGGCTTGGGACCCTCCGAGGATGCAGGAGTGCGCGGTCTACAAGTTCCGAGTCGACAATGCGGGTGAGGAGGAGTGGGGCCGGGTGGCCGAGGCCTTCCGCGGCCTACAAGCCTTTTATCGCCAGGCCGCGAGCCTTCGGGAAGGTGTGCTGGTGAAGTGCGATTGA
- a CDS encoding nucleoside hydrolase, producing MPIPVIIDTDVALDDYMAILYLLLNPAVEVIGITTTGVGAAHLSAGTQNVLNLLNLANQAGIPVAAGTSAPLSFSNVFPNSWRTVVDNLYYIPLAQSASSAQPPGSAVQFLHDTLTQYGSPVTVLSIGGGTNLGMLFQTYTGVTWSQYLSRIFMMGGAIKAPGNVNAFNPDYNNTVAEWNIFIDPLGANTVFQSGVPVTLVPLDASNQAQLDLDFYSTLMSMVASPQGNAIQNAVSAFIFAGLSTQLETIAQPAQSVDGYYLWDPLAAIALTDTHNQIVTTEPMTLSVNLTLDEEQDSSGAILTDSGASNSVVTTVDGNAAKVALLSTWTGYSNDAIAARLRSPSARRSSRASK from the coding sequence ATGCCCATCCCTGTCATCATCGATACCGACGTTGCGCTGGACGACTACATGGCCATCCTCTACCTGCTGCTCAATCCAGCGGTCGAGGTGATCGGTATCACCACCACAGGCGTCGGTGCTGCGCACTTGAGCGCTGGCACGCAGAACGTGCTCAATCTGCTCAACCTCGCGAATCAGGCGGGCATCCCCGTTGCCGCGGGGACGAGCGCCCCCCTGTCCTTCAGCAACGTGTTCCCCAACTCGTGGCGCACGGTGGTGGACAACCTCTATTACATTCCGCTCGCACAGAGCGCCAGCTCCGCCCAGCCACCCGGATCCGCGGTGCAGTTTCTCCACGACACCCTCACGCAGTACGGCTCCCCCGTCACCGTTCTTTCCATTGGAGGAGGGACCAACCTGGGGATGCTGTTCCAGACGTACACCGGTGTCACCTGGTCTCAGTACCTCTCGCGCATCTTCATGATGGGAGGGGCCATCAAGGCGCCAGGGAACGTCAACGCGTTCAACCCGGACTACAACAACACCGTCGCCGAGTGGAACATCTTCATCGACCCGTTGGGGGCCAACACCGTCTTTCAATCCGGCGTTCCGGTGACGCTCGTTCCGCTCGACGCCTCGAACCAGGCGCAGCTTGACCTGGATTTCTACTCGACGCTCATGAGCATGGTGGCCAGCCCGCAGGGCAACGCCATCCAGAACGCCGTCTCGGCCTTCATCTTCGCGGGCTTGTCCACACAGCTCGAGACGATCGCGCAGCCAGCACAGTCTGTGGATGGGTACTACCTCTGGGATCCGCTCGCCGCCATCGCGCTGACGGACACCCACAATCAGATTGTGACGACGGAGCCAATGACCCTCAGCGTGAACCTCACGCTGGACGAGGAGCAAGACTCCTCCGGTGCGATCCTGACGGACTCCGGTGCGTCCAACTCCGTGGTCACCACGGTTGACGGGAACGCCGCGAAGGTAGCCTTGCTGAGCACGTGGACGGGTTACTCGAACGATGCAATCGCCGCGCGGCTCCGCAGCCCCTCTGCGCGCCGCTCGAGCCGTGCTTCGAAGTGA
- a CDS encoding crotonobetainyl-CoA--carnitine CoA-transferase yields the protein MKTPGVFIGATGTYLPDRVSIEWAVAQGHLDKAVADRYGIRSVPLAGDLPAPEMALRASRQAMQRGDQDPATLSLLLYVSTWYQGPHGWCPQYYVQRHTHAGQATAAEIRQGCMGMFSACELAAAHLIASPEHTAALITSGDNYNSPMLDRWRSSPHSPLGDGACALLLTRRPGFARLESINARTLPQYEGRHRGSAPLFPPEASLGTKVDFATAKKQWFSATAVDPRELETTMARTLLEVVHTTLREADLEMSQITRIAFANWSEERVRERAAVPLGLPMSRLTWEYGRTIGHVGASDQVLSLDHLLVSGELNTGDNLLLLGTGPGANIACMAVRILHRPPWTEIEDAR from the coding sequence ATGAAGACACCCGGCGTTTTCATTGGCGCGACAGGTACCTACCTTCCCGACCGGGTATCGATCGAATGGGCCGTGGCACAGGGGCATCTGGACAAGGCCGTGGCCGATCGATATGGCATCAGGAGTGTCCCGCTCGCGGGTGACCTGCCCGCCCCCGAAATGGCGCTCCGGGCGAGCAGGCAGGCGATGCAGCGCGGCGACCAGGATCCGGCGACGCTGAGTCTTCTCCTGTACGTCAGCACTTGGTACCAGGGCCCTCACGGCTGGTGTCCCCAGTATTATGTCCAGCGGCATACCCACGCCGGACAGGCGACCGCGGCGGAGATCCGGCAGGGCTGCATGGGCATGTTCAGCGCCTGCGAGCTGGCCGCGGCGCATCTCATCGCGTCACCGGAGCATACGGCCGCGCTGATCACCTCGGGGGACAATTACAACTCCCCCATGCTCGACCGCTGGCGGTCCAGCCCTCACTCGCCGCTCGGCGACGGTGCATGCGCGCTGCTGCTCACCCGGAGGCCGGGGTTCGCACGCCTGGAGTCGATCAACGCGAGGACATTGCCCCAGTACGAGGGCAGACACCGGGGCTCGGCCCCCCTGTTCCCGCCGGAGGCGTCCCTGGGCACGAAGGTCGACTTCGCGACGGCCAAGAAGCAGTGGTTTTCGGCCACGGCCGTAGACCCACGAGAATTGGAGACGACGATGGCCAGGACCCTGCTGGAGGTCGTCCACACGACCCTTCGGGAGGCAGACCTGGAGATGTCCCAGATCACGCGAATCGCTTTCGCCAACTGGTCCGAGGAGCGGGTGCGCGAGCGCGCCGCGGTCCCACTGGGATTGCCCATGTCCAGGTTGACCTGGGAGTACGGCCGCACCATCGGACACGTCGGAGCCAGCGATCAGGTGCTCTCGCTGGACCATCTCCTCGTCTCAGGTGAACTGAACACGGGAGACAATCTCCTGTTGCTGGGTACGGGGCCGGGGGCGAACATCGCGTGCATGGCCGTGCGCATCCTGCACCGCCCACCGTGGACGGAAATCGAGGACGCGAGGTGA